Proteins from a genomic interval of Paenibacillus sp. FSL R5-0623:
- the nagZ gene encoding beta-N-acetylhexosaminidase: MKVLNDLTLEQKVGQLLMCGFHGQHADEQITRLIRDYHVGGVIYFRRNVESVDQLTRLSAELQDMAAEAGALPLMISVDQEGGMVARIDQEGMTQVPGNMALGATGNPEYTLECARILGCELKSIGIDMNLAPVVDVNNNPLNPVIGVRSYGEHAESVATHGVAAITGYQSQGIAATAKHFPGHGDTAVDSHLGMVTVPHDRNRLEQMELLPFRKAIEARVDAIMTAHVMFPSIEPEPIPATLSHKVLTGLLREEMGFEGIIITDCLEMHAISKPYGVAEAAIRAVEAGADLILVSHTLQDQVAALEAIVEAVRMGRISEEVIHQAVERIMTWKRKRCGQQNDHLVSPKASETVEITDVEPVNCTESTDSSKLNESTLFEIASSSITIVHNDGLFPLNPEKDVYVIWPEVVQRTEVDEPWSHTESLGMALSQLRGRVRERKITTQPSYEEVDRIWKDVSDREQVIVCTYTSAGQLPKGQQYLVEKLSKNHSLIVIALRNPYDLQEISRPGSYVCTYENTPAVVRVLSQVLTGGLQPTGSLPVRLR, from the coding sequence ATGAAGGTCTTAAATGATCTGACATTGGAGCAAAAGGTAGGCCAATTGTTAATGTGTGGATTTCACGGTCAGCACGCAGATGAACAGATTACTCGCTTAATCCGTGACTATCACGTCGGCGGCGTCATTTATTTCCGGCGTAATGTCGAAAGTGTAGATCAATTGACACGGCTGTCCGCCGAACTGCAAGATATGGCTGCTGAAGCGGGGGCCCTACCACTCATGATTTCGGTGGACCAGGAAGGTGGCATGGTTGCACGGATTGACCAAGAGGGAATGACCCAAGTGCCGGGTAATATGGCACTTGGTGCGACAGGCAATCCGGAATATACACTGGAGTGTGCTCGAATTCTGGGTTGTGAGTTAAAAAGCATCGGTATTGATATGAACCTTGCGCCAGTGGTCGACGTGAATAACAACCCGCTTAACCCGGTTATCGGTGTGCGTTCGTATGGTGAACATGCTGAAAGTGTGGCCACTCATGGCGTAGCAGCCATCACCGGATATCAATCACAGGGCATAGCTGCTACTGCCAAACATTTTCCGGGACATGGAGATACCGCCGTAGATTCTCATCTTGGTATGGTTACGGTACCTCATGATCGAAACAGGCTGGAACAGATGGAGTTGTTACCGTTCCGCAAGGCGATTGAGGCCAGAGTTGATGCTATTATGACAGCTCATGTGATGTTCCCTTCGATTGAGCCCGAGCCCATTCCGGCAACGTTGTCGCATAAGGTGTTAACGGGCCTATTACGTGAGGAAATGGGTTTTGAAGGCATTATTATTACAGACTGTCTTGAAATGCATGCGATATCCAAGCCATATGGGGTAGCTGAAGCTGCGATTCGTGCTGTGGAAGCAGGAGCAGATCTGATTCTGGTGAGTCATACCTTGCAAGATCAGGTTGCTGCGCTGGAAGCCATTGTGGAAGCAGTTCGAATGGGGCGAATATCGGAAGAGGTTATTCATCAGGCGGTGGAACGCATTATGACATGGAAAAGAAAGCGCTGCGGGCAGCAGAATGATCATCTGGTTTCGCCGAAAGCGAGTGAAACGGTCGAGATAACCGATGTTGAACCTGTTAATTGCACTGAATCCACCGATTCCAGTAAACTAAACGAATCAACACTATTCGAGATTGCTTCAAGCAGTATTACCATCGTTCATAATGATGGGCTGTTTCCCTTGAATCCAGAGAAGGACGTATATGTCATCTGGCCTGAGGTTGTGCAACGGACAGAGGTGGATGAACCATGGTCCCATACAGAATCGTTGGGTATGGCGCTATCGCAGCTGCGAGGCAGAGTTCGTGAGCGTAAAATAACGACTCAGCCTTCATATGAGGAAGTAGATCGCATATGGAAGGATGTGTCGGATCGTGAACAAGTTATCGTATGTACGTACACATCGGCAGGTCAACTTCCGAAAGGGCAACAGTATTTGGTTGAAAAGCTTAGTAAGAATCATTCCCTGATTGTAATTGCTTTGCGCAATCCATATGATCTGCAGGAGATTTCGAGGCCGGGAAGTTATGTGTGTACGTATGAGAATACACCCGCAGTTGTTCGGGTGCTGTCCCAGGTGTTAACCGGAGGACTGCAGCCAACAGGAAGTCTGCCTGTCCGTTTGCGCTAG
- a CDS encoding response regulator — protein sequence MNLTAMLVDDELPILENLNFILPWEEMGIEITGTARSGAEALGKVTESHPDILLCDIRMPSMDGLELIRLLREQGETCEIILLTGYQQFEYARTAIKYNVHEYICKPIDYLNLEHKLRELAGQIQKRRLENESQRYRNQEMESWIRHKQLIDLLRGEAPLKVAYPASVPEFITTTAPYTLLLVDAVGYFRHSIGWSELQHQRWHETISSRLREVAERIKGDCQILSTRKGEWCILLEASGDWKRRSEDLAHQLCLELNEILSLDSNVKVRVVQDAVPVNLESQILERFRHCQKILMSHWESEERVLKASCPETTLSYDHTASKGANSWITREDLELVTRWIRQGNKQGLRDVLERLKQQMGNSGQSFSKIDETNLRFMLVHMLRELREVQVIAEEHEVNYWNALQGAVSMRELLEIAEVVTHAYQGKQTQPRPSVSELILSACEYMDARLQQDLGIDEVSDWLGISPGYFCQLFKTQMGVTFVEYMTQKRMESAALLLSTTEWSITAIGEATGFKERRYFSKVFHKHFHMKPSEYRQSKRLGS from the coding sequence ATGAATCTGACTGCAATGTTGGTTGACGATGAGCTGCCGATTCTGGAGAATCTGAACTTCATTTTACCCTGGGAAGAGATGGGGATTGAAATCACAGGTACAGCGAGAAGTGGTGCAGAAGCGCTGGGCAAAGTAACAGAGAGTCATCCAGACATTCTCTTGTGTGATATTCGGATGCCGTCTATGGATGGATTGGAACTTATTCGTTTACTGCGAGAGCAGGGTGAAACGTGTGAGATTATTTTGCTGACCGGTTATCAGCAGTTTGAATATGCTCGAACCGCTATCAAGTATAACGTACATGAATACATATGCAAGCCAATTGATTATTTGAATCTGGAACATAAACTGCGTGAGCTTGCCGGGCAGATCCAGAAGAGACGTCTGGAAAACGAATCGCAACGTTATCGCAACCAAGAGATGGAAAGCTGGATCAGACACAAACAGTTGATTGACCTGTTGCGAGGAGAAGCACCATTGAAGGTTGCCTATCCTGCCTCTGTTCCTGAATTCATAACAACTACTGCACCGTATACGTTGCTGCTGGTGGATGCAGTCGGTTATTTTCGCCATTCGATCGGCTGGTCCGAACTTCAGCATCAACGATGGCATGAGACCATAAGTTCCAGACTTAGGGAAGTGGCAGAGAGAATTAAGGGGGACTGTCAGATTCTTTCGACCCGCAAAGGGGAGTGGTGCATCCTGCTGGAGGCATCGGGGGACTGGAAACGTCGCTCAGAGGATCTGGCCCATCAACTGTGTCTCGAATTAAATGAGATATTATCCCTGGATTCAAATGTGAAGGTTAGGGTTGTTCAGGATGCTGTGCCCGTGAACTTGGAAAGTCAAATTCTGGAGCGATTCCGGCATTGTCAAAAAATACTGATGTCCCATTGGGAGAGTGAAGAAAGGGTGCTGAAAGCCAGTTGTCCCGAAACCACCTTATCCTATGATCATACGGCCTCCAAAGGGGCTAACTCATGGATTACAAGAGAAGATCTGGAGCTTGTTACTCGGTGGATTCGTCAAGGAAACAAGCAGGGGTTACGTGATGTATTGGAGCGGCTTAAACAGCAAATGGGGAATTCAGGACAATCCTTTAGCAAGATAGATGAAACCAATCTTCGGTTTATGCTTGTACACATGCTTCGGGAACTTCGTGAAGTACAGGTCATCGCTGAAGAGCACGAAGTGAATTATTGGAATGCACTGCAGGGGGCCGTATCCATGAGGGAACTCCTTGAAATTGCAGAGGTTGTTACCCATGCCTATCAGGGTAAACAAACTCAGCCACGTCCTTCTGTATCGGAACTGATCCTGTCTGCATGTGAGTATATGGATGCACGGCTGCAACAGGACTTGGGAATAGATGAAGTCTCAGATTGGCTCGGAATCAGCCCGGGATACTTCTGCCAGCTATTTAAAACCCAAATGGGTGTTACTTTTGTGGAATACATGACGCAGAAACGGATGGAAAGTGCCGCTTTATTGTTGAGTACAACCGAATGGAGCATTACAGCGATTGGGGAAGCAACAGGGTTCAAGGAGCGCCGTTACTTCTCCAAGGTGTTTCATAAACACTTCCACATGAAACCCTCCGAGTACAGGCAGAGTAAACGATTAGGTTCGTAG
- a CDS encoding sensor histidine kinase, translated as MNLRMKLALAFLLLIIVPMCALGIGMFLVTSHTIEKKYNQQAEYALQAISYNIENVFQQINNVTDNGIATSVFQMALNAKDPTKQDLGTGNQLSLNASQRNFRSLLYNYPFISYAFLYDLRSSENNQIVSIFTKENFQALPFQQFKVHPLFNEIQQLNGVPKWLAPLEYPELTGVEPVFTQIRLVKELSYFQNIGVLVVQIKKGEIDRIFRHLQISDSAQDTSFLLINEEGLIVYDPAGIYNGENMQNLGAESSRYGPGFSSVRTVFDGKESIISQYHLKNYNWSLVSVTSWEALSAETNAFAGWSVIIILLCLLAAMIFNLFFMNRITGNIAVLVRFMRRVDDGDFNARVEGKGFDEMQLLAQGFNELLDRIGGLFRRVRAEQEQKAQAELRVLQAQIKPHFLFNTLESINGLALRGEGRKVSEMVTRLGNMLRISIQDQEEIPLGEEIRHLQSYLEIQQYRFSDLFTYEIDIPPHLYSSILLKLTLQPLVENSIQHGFEGITYPGVLRISAYAERGHLVLCVEDNGIGIPQEMLARFEYMAEDPPEDMLTGGAESLSSITERRGLGLRSVADRIRIQYGAGYGIFICSAPGYGTVIRCIIPLYEQEEAG; from the coding sequence ATGAACTTGCGAATGAAGCTGGCCTTGGCATTTCTGCTGCTGATTATTGTACCGATGTGTGCACTGGGCATTGGCATGTTTCTGGTCACATCACATACGATTGAGAAAAAATACAATCAACAGGCCGAATATGCGCTTCAGGCCATCAGCTACAATATCGAGAATGTATTTCAGCAGATTAACAATGTGACCGACAACGGGATAGCCACATCGGTTTTTCAAATGGCGTTGAACGCCAAAGATCCGACCAAGCAGGATCTGGGAACCGGTAATCAGTTATCCCTCAATGCCAGCCAGCGCAATTTCCGTTCCCTTCTATATAACTATCCGTTCATCAGTTATGCCTTTTTATATGATTTGCGTTCGTCCGAGAACAACCAGATTGTCTCCATCTTCACCAAAGAGAATTTTCAAGCCCTTCCTTTCCAGCAATTCAAAGTGCATCCCTTATTCAACGAAATTCAGCAACTCAATGGTGTGCCCAAATGGCTCGCACCACTGGAATATCCCGAATTAACCGGGGTAGAGCCTGTCTTCACCCAGATCAGACTGGTCAAAGAACTCAGTTATTTTCAAAATATCGGCGTGCTTGTTGTTCAGATCAAAAAAGGAGAGATCGACCGGATCTTCCGTCACCTGCAAATCAGCGATTCGGCACAGGATACATCATTCCTGTTAATTAATGAAGAAGGGCTGATCGTCTATGATCCTGCAGGTATATATAACGGTGAGAACATGCAAAACCTTGGTGCTGAATCCAGCCGTTACGGTCCTGGCTTTAGTAGCGTCAGAACGGTCTTTGACGGCAAGGAGAGCATCATTTCGCAATATCATCTGAAGAACTATAACTGGAGTCTCGTAAGTGTGACTTCATGGGAAGCCTTATCTGCGGAAACCAATGCCTTTGCCGGTTGGTCTGTCATTATTATTCTGTTATGCCTGCTCGCAGCGATGATCTTTAATCTTTTTTTCATGAATCGCATCACGGGTAACATTGCTGTACTTGTACGGTTTATGCGTCGTGTGGATGATGGTGATTTTAATGCGAGGGTGGAAGGAAAAGGATTCGATGAAATGCAGCTGCTTGCGCAAGGGTTCAATGAACTATTGGATCGGATCGGGGGATTATTCCGTCGTGTTCGGGCAGAGCAAGAGCAGAAGGCCCAAGCGGAACTGCGTGTACTACAGGCCCAGATCAAACCTCATTTTCTGTTTAACACATTGGAATCCATTAATGGATTAGCACTGCGGGGGGAGGGCCGCAAAGTAAGCGAGATGGTGACCCGACTTGGCAATATGCTTCGTATCAGCATTCAGGATCAGGAGGAGATTCCACTGGGTGAGGAAATCAGGCATTTGCAGAGTTATCTGGAGATTCAACAGTACAGGTTCAGTGATTTGTTCACCTATGAGATTGACATTCCACCCCATCTATACAGCTCAATCCTGCTTAAGCTTACCCTCCAGCCTCTGGTGGAAAATAGCATTCAACATGGGTTTGAGGGGATCACCTATCCAGGTGTACTGCGGATAAGCGCATATGCAGAACGGGGCCATCTGGTGTTATGCGTTGAGGATAATGGGATCGGTATTCCCCAGGAAATGCTCGCACGATTTGAGTATATGGCAGAAGATCCGCCGGAAGATATGCTCACGGGAGGGGCGGAATCATTATCGTCCATAACGGAACGCAGGGGATTAGGATTACGAAGTGTGGCAGATCGAATTCGTATTCAATACGGGGCCGGTTATGGCATATTTATATGTTCAGCACCGGGGTATGGCACAGTTATTCGATGCATCATTCCATTATATGAGCAGGAGGAAGCCGGATGA
- a CDS encoding carbohydrate ABC transporter permease: MAKNIKSSIPHVLLMLYLIAILFPFLFVIFSSFKQDNNEIALNPFGLPTTWEFNNYVEAWVNAKIGTYFWNSLYISVLSSACTIVLGAMFAFAVTRMRHRRWSLFLYSLILAGMLIPNNALMLPIYLLVRKMGILDTHLALIVPYVANAIPFTIIILAAFMRSLPGEIEEAAVMDGLRAPGIFAKIVIPLTVPAIVTVFIVNFLGNWNEFLLANYFLSTDKLRTLPVGMVQFRDQYQMNYAQMSAGIVYSVVPVLVIYAILQEKIIEGVTAGGVKG; encoded by the coding sequence ATGGCGAAAAACATAAAAAGCAGTATACCTCATGTGTTGTTAATGTTGTATTTAATCGCGATTTTGTTTCCCTTTTTATTTGTAATTTTCTCTTCCTTCAAGCAGGATAACAATGAAATCGCCCTGAATCCATTCGGTCTGCCTACAACATGGGAGTTTAACAATTACGTGGAAGCCTGGGTGAATGCCAAGATTGGTACGTATTTTTGGAACAGCCTGTACATTTCGGTTTTATCGTCGGCGTGTACGATTGTGCTCGGGGCCATGTTCGCTTTTGCCGTAACCCGGATGAGACACCGGAGATGGAGCCTGTTTCTGTACAGCCTGATTCTGGCCGGTATGCTTATTCCCAACAATGCACTTATGCTGCCGATTTATCTGCTTGTTCGCAAAATGGGCATATTGGATACACATCTGGCATTGATCGTGCCCTATGTGGCCAATGCGATCCCGTTTACCATTATTATACTGGCGGCTTTTATGCGTTCTCTGCCTGGAGAAATTGAGGAAGCGGCTGTCATGGACGGCTTGAGGGCACCGGGTATCTTTGCTAAAATAGTGATACCTCTTACCGTTCCGGCTATTGTTACCGTTTTTATCGTTAATTTCCTCGGCAACTGGAACGAATTTTTACTCGCCAACTATTTCTTATCCACCGATAAATTGCGTACGCTGCCAGTGGGCATGGTCCAGTTTCGGGATCAATATCAGATGAACTATGCCCAGATGTCGGCAGGTATTGTATACAGCGTTGTACCTGTACTTGTGATCTACGCTATACTCCAGGAGAAAATTATAGAAGGAGTAACTGCAGGTGGTGTCAAAGGTTAA
- a CDS encoding sugar ABC transporter permease produces the protein MNTSLRSPLIYTLFVMPALILFVMFFLYPIGSSLYYSLTSWNGVSAEPRFVGLSNYVKALTDERFWISTRNNGFFIGFSVLIQVPLIVLFSLLIANVKRLKGLYKTAVFLPSIMSTAVIGILWGFIYEPNIGLLNKMLHVLGIDPIYWLSDNRFAMLSILVTNAWQWTGFYIVMVLAAILAIPRDLDEAAAIDGATAVQRAMRITLPLIRPIISVVIMLSIAGAMKAADIVIVMTKGGPAGSTEVLATYMIKYAITNFKYGYGNTIAVLIFALTLVLTAVYQLLVARRGEKVEY, from the coding sequence ATGAATACTTCACTCCGCAGCCCGTTAATCTATACGTTGTTTGTAATGCCAGCCCTAATTCTGTTTGTAATGTTCTTCTTATACCCTATTGGCAGCTCCCTGTATTACAGCCTGACGAGTTGGAATGGGGTATCGGCTGAGCCACGTTTTGTGGGTTTATCCAATTATGTGAAGGCACTGACCGATGAACGTTTTTGGATTTCCACAAGGAATAACGGCTTTTTCATCGGATTTTCGGTACTGATTCAGGTACCCCTGATCGTCCTGTTTTCGCTTCTGATTGCCAATGTGAAAAGGCTGAAAGGTCTGTATAAAACAGCTGTTTTTTTACCATCCATCATGTCGACAGCCGTTATCGGTATCTTGTGGGGATTCATCTATGAGCCCAATATCGGACTATTAAACAAAATGCTTCATGTGCTGGGCATCGATCCCATCTACTGGTTATCGGATAACCGATTTGCCATGTTGTCCATCTTGGTGACCAACGCCTGGCAGTGGACGGGATTTTACATTGTCATGGTGCTGGCGGCCATACTGGCGATTCCCCGTGATCTGGATGAAGCGGCTGCCATTGATGGGGCAACGGCGGTACAACGAGCAATGCGAATTACGTTGCCGCTGATTCGGCCGATCATTTCGGTCGTGATCATGTTGTCCATTGCAGGTGCCATGAAAGCAGCCGACATCGTGATTGTCATGACCAAAGGTGGGCCCGCTGGGTCCACCGAGGTTCTGGCGACATATATGATCAAATATGCAATTACCAACTTCAAATATGGTTATGGCAATACCATTGCAGTGCTGATCTTTGCTCTGACGCTTGTGCTCACTGCGGTGTATCAACTGCTGGTGGCGAGGCGGGGCGAGAAGGTGGAATATTGA
- a CDS encoding extracellular solute-binding protein, protein MKKRMTLLLSLLLITSWTLAGCASSSNEPQQGAGNTPVEETSKEPVEMLLRHTQVGADKQKRLAILQDVVDKVEGEIPNLTFTLDGVESDVNRKEKLRGEMAAGNPPDIFELFGSPDSKVYAKEGMLLDLTPILQELGIQDQFTSLEPFTYEGKVYGLPIGGSGEGFFYNKEYFEQKGWKAPTTMAELDNKLAEIKADGKVPLASASKAGWVPLMLTNHLWSRYAGPEITAKFATGEAKWTDPGVVQGFAKHKEWVDKGYFKKGELGFEYAEYTTQFTSGEVVLMYDGTWKSSVFKEGQSGESLIGKVGFFNMPPVENGAGDQTSLMRDVNNGYGFSAAVADDPQKLEAVKAFIKNFYNEDMQIRGLVEDGVLPAMKLDEKVLTDSITDDLMKEIVAVLNASKTSFPAFDALVQADVTTEISNLQIQKLIGGQTTPEKMAEELQKVQEEANASVE, encoded by the coding sequence ATGAAAAAAAGAATGACATTACTGCTTTCATTATTGCTTATCACTTCATGGACTTTGGCGGGATGTGCAAGCTCAAGTAACGAGCCACAGCAAGGCGCAGGCAATACACCTGTGGAGGAAACAAGTAAGGAACCGGTTGAAATGCTTCTCCGCCACACGCAGGTGGGAGCCGACAAACAGAAAAGACTGGCCATTCTGCAGGATGTTGTGGACAAAGTTGAAGGTGAGATACCCAATCTGACCTTTACGCTGGATGGTGTCGAATCCGATGTGAATCGTAAGGAGAAGCTTCGCGGGGAGATGGCGGCAGGTAACCCGCCGGATATTTTTGAACTGTTCGGAAGCCCGGATTCCAAAGTGTATGCCAAGGAAGGTATGCTGCTTGATCTGACTCCAATCCTGCAAGAGCTGGGCATTCAGGACCAGTTTACATCGCTTGAACCGTTTACGTATGAAGGCAAGGTATATGGACTGCCGATTGGCGGTTCGGGCGAAGGTTTTTTCTATAATAAAGAGTACTTCGAACAAAAAGGATGGAAAGCCCCAACTACCATGGCTGAACTGGACAATAAACTGGCCGAGATCAAGGCTGATGGCAAAGTGCCGCTTGCTTCCGCATCCAAGGCAGGCTGGGTACCGCTTATGTTAACCAACCACCTGTGGTCACGGTATGCCGGACCGGAGATTACCGCAAAGTTTGCAACGGGTGAAGCGAAGTGGACCGATCCGGGTGTTGTGCAAGGTTTTGCCAAACATAAGGAATGGGTGGATAAGGGTTATTTCAAAAAAGGTGAGCTGGGCTTCGAGTATGCCGAATATACCACGCAATTTACAAGCGGAGAAGTGGTATTAATGTATGACGGAACATGGAAATCATCTGTATTCAAGGAAGGCCAGAGCGGTGAATCGCTCATTGGCAAGGTTGGATTCTTCAATATGCCTCCGGTAGAGAACGGAGCAGGAGATCAGACGTCTTTGATGAGAGATGTTAACAATGGATACGGATTCTCGGCAGCAGTGGCGGATGACCCGCAGAAGCTGGAAGCAGTGAAAGCTTTTATCAAAAATTTCTACAATGAAGATATGCAGATCCGCGGTCTTGTGGAAGATGGTGTGTTGCCTGCCATGAAGCTGGACGAGAAAGTGCTGACCGATAGCATTACCGATGATCTGATGAAAGAAATTGTGGCTGTGCTTAATGCGTCCAAGACGTCGTTCCCGGCATTTGATGCACTCGTTCAGGCCGATGTGACGACAGAGATCAGCAATCTGCAAATCCAGAAGTTGATTGGTGGGCAGACCACGCCAGAGAAAATGGCAGAAGAGCTGCAAAAGGTGCAAGAGGAAGCAAACGCCTCAGTGGAATAA
- the pflA gene encoding pyruvate formate-lyase-activating protein, protein MVNGHIHSLETFGTVDGPGIRFVLFMQGCLLKCQYCHNPDTWALDGGKEMTLEEVLAEIEPYLSYYRSSGGGLTISGGEPTLQAHFVAEIFKEVKRRWGLHTTLDSNGFNEPERIHDLLDNTDLVLLDLKHIDDEKHIKLTGKSNERTLKTAKWLSEQGRKMWIRHVYVPGIHNEEEDLLNLGRFIGTLNGVEKFEILPYHQMGIYKWEALGKVYPLDGVPSPSEEEVERAYRLIEQGRQETADVACSGK, encoded by the coding sequence ATGGTTAACGGACATATTCATTCACTCGAAACTTTCGGGACGGTTGACGGCCCAGGCATCCGCTTTGTGCTTTTTATGCAAGGATGTCTACTCAAATGTCAGTATTGCCACAACCCAGATACATGGGCGCTGGATGGTGGAAAAGAAATGACGCTAGAGGAGGTACTGGCTGAAATTGAGCCGTATCTATCCTACTATCGCAGCTCTGGAGGCGGACTCACGATATCTGGCGGAGAACCAACGTTACAGGCTCACTTTGTAGCCGAAATCTTCAAGGAAGTAAAGCGGCGTTGGGGATTGCATACGACGCTGGACAGCAATGGGTTTAACGAACCGGAGCGGATTCACGATCTGTTGGATAACACAGACCTGGTTCTGCTGGATCTCAAGCATATTGATGACGAGAAACATATCAAGCTGACAGGCAAATCCAACGAGAGAACGTTGAAAACAGCCAAGTGGTTGTCGGAGCAAGGTCGGAAAATGTGGATACGCCACGTGTATGTGCCTGGCATTCATAACGAGGAAGAGGATCTGCTTAACCTCGGACGGTTTATCGGAACATTGAATGGCGTCGAAAAGTTCGAAATTCTTCCATACCATCAGATGGGGATCTACAAATGGGAAGCGCTCGGTAAAGTATATCCACTGGATGGAGTTCCTTCACCAAGTGAAGAAGAAGTGGAGCGGGCGTATCGCCTGATCGAACAAGGTCGCCAGGAAACGGCTGACGTGGCTTGTTCAGGTAAGTAA